The window AGCTGCTCAAGAGGCCGGACGAGGGACAGGTCATCATCAACGCCCACTCCAAGACTAGGTTCGTGGAGGATGTCGTCAGGTGCGTGCTGGACAACTTCGTGAAGAGGTATCCGGACCTTCCGGACGAGGTCTTCGTCGACGTCATCAGCGATTCAGAGGAATCTATCCACAAGCATGACGCGTTCGCCGAGAGGGAAGCGACCCTGGGCGAGCTCCGCAGCGAGAACCAGTGACATGGACCTATCACCTATATTCAAGAGCATCATCGACCAGGATACGGCACCCGTCGTGATCTGCGATACCGCTCATTTTGTCATCTACATGAATCCGGCGGCGGTCGAGCATTATTCCGACAGGGGAGGCTCGAGCATAATCGGGCGCCTGATCTTCGACTGCCACAACCCCAGGTCCGGAGAGGCCATCCGCAGGGTCTTCGATTGGTTCGCCAAGGACAAGGGGAACAACATAATCCACACGATGTTCCTCGAAAGGACCAACGAGGACATCTACATGGTCGCACTGCGCGACGAGAAGGGTGAGCTCATCGGTTATTACGAGAAGTACGAGTCCAGGACCAGGGACGAGACCCCGTTGTATAAGTTCGAGTGAGGAGGGGAGGCAGGATCACTCCTGCTCTCCGTTGAATTCCTCCAGTTTCACATCGAGGACCGAGATGTCCGAGACGTATACGTCCTGAGGGCACTCGAGGTCATCGAGGCATCCCACCCAGTAGACCACGAGTCCGGGTCCGAAGAGTTGGGTGTAGGGGATAAGCTGTTTCCTTGAGTTGTATTTGAACTCAGTGTTGTCTCCGAAGGAGGCCTTGCTCTCGACCCAGCAGATCTTGTGGCCCTTGTACATCACGGGCTTGTCGAGGAGACAGTCGGGGGTCTTGGTGAACTCGGTCCCCCTAAGGTCGTTCTCGGTCCTGTACGTGATGCCCTGACTGTCCAACCACTGATGTGCCAGATCCTCTCCCCAGATGCCCCTTTCCTTCTGACGGACGTTGGCATCGGGCGAGTAGACTATGTCGTTGGCGATGGCCTCGCGGATCTCGTCGGCGACCTCGGGGCTCTCGAGGGAGTCCGGGTCGTTGATCGAGGCCCAGAAGTCCTTCTTGGAGGTCCCGTCCTCCTGGAAGATGAACATCGCTGTGAGGATCGGTGGGAACTTGTACTTGTCCGAGAGCTCCATAATCGTCTTGCCCTTCTTCCACTCCTTGAGCATCTTGGGGGTGTTCTGCTTGACGATGTAGAACCTCTTCTTCACATCCCTGCTGGTCTTCTGCGTGTAGAGCGTGTCCAGCAGCCTGCTGTCGTAACGGCCCTTGTGGGCCTCCAGGTCCGATGGCTTCCTGAGACTGTTGTAGAGTTCCTTGTACTCTGCGTAGTCCACTGTATCACGAGAGGTTCTTGCAAAGGTCCTCTACGGCCGCGATGACCACATCCTGTACCATGGATGTGGGCGGGCAGTAGGCGTTCTCAGAGCGCACGAGGAAGTCCTCGGCGGTGACACCGTTGATGGCGGCGGAAGTCAGCCAGTCGATACGGCCAGTGGCCTCCTCTCCTGCGATGATCTGTGCTCCGATGATCCTGTGGGACGTCTTGTCCGCCAGGACCTTGACGATGAGCTCCTTTCCACCGGGATAGTATCTGGCGCGGGTGAGGCCCTTGGCCTTCCCCTCCACGACGTCGACGCCGTACCAGGATGCAAGTCCTTTGGAGAGTCCCGTTCCGGCGATCTGCTTCTCGCCGATCAGGCTGACCCACGGGCTCGCGACGGGTCCGAACAGCTTCTTGTCGCCGCAGACCGCGTTGTTACCTGCGACGATCCCCTGCTTGACTGCGGTGGAACCGAGCTGGCTCATTGTGGCGCCGTTCATGATCGCGGACTCGCACTGGACGAGGTCCCCTGCGACGTAGATGTCGGGGACGAGCCTGCCCCTCTTGTAGGGCTGGAGCGTCGGTGCGACGATGACCGCATTGAGCTGTCCGATGTCGAATCCCAATGCCTTCGGGATGTCGAGGTTGGCGCGTACACCAGTAGCGAAGATCATGACCTCGCAGGGGTACTCCTTGCCGGCGGCCGTGACGCTGGTGACCTTGTCGGTACCGTTGACGGACTGGATCGGCGCCTTCATGACGAACTCGATCCCCATCTCCTCTAGGTGCTTCTGCATGATGTCGGCCATGTCCTTGTCCGCGATACGGGGGATGACCTGGTCCATCATCTCGATGACCGTGACGTTCTTCCCCATGTTCTTGAACGAGACCGCGAGCTCGAGACCGATGACACCCGCTCCGCCGATGACGACGTTCTTGGCGTCCTTCAGAGCCTCCTGGATGTTCTTTCCGTCCTTCACGGTCCTGACGATGAACACGTTCTTCAGTCCCGTTCCCTCGATGGGGGGCACGAACACCCTTCCACCGGTGGCTATGATCAACGAATCGTACTGGTATGCTTTTCCGCCTGCGGTGACGGTTTTGGCAGCATCGTCCACGGACTCGACCGTCGTTTCGGTGTACACCTTGATTCCACGGTGCTTCTCGTAGAATTCTGGAGTGTGCATCACGACGTCGGTCCATTTGCTCTTTCCCTCGATACCCCATGGAATGGCGCAGGGGGAGTATGCGATGTCACTGTCCTGTGTGAAGACGGTGATCTCGCACTCAGGGTCCTTGGCCCTGGCGGTAGAGGCTGCGGTCATTCCCGCGGCCCCCGAACCGATGACTATGATTTTCTTTGCCATGTCGGCTATCTCCATTCGGGACATTGGGGGCACATTATTATATTTATTGCAGGCGCCTGCGAGGCCAAAACATCAAATTTCTGACATCTGGCACATTGCTCTAACCTGTTTAGAAGGTGCTACGCGTCAGCAACAAAGGATTAAATCCGCTCCCAGCATATTCCAGCGCAGGTACCCAGATGAAAGAAAGGAGATCACCCTACGAGCTTGAAGCCCTCTGGAAGGAAGGCGACATGGTAGGAGGCGAGAAGGCCAGGGCTATGGTCGTCATCATGCGCACCAACGGATGCTGTTGGGTGAAGCACGGAGGTTGTACCATGTGCGGCTACCGCGAGGCATCGCTGATGAACGTCACGCCGGAGGATCTCCTCAAACAGCTGGAACAGGCCAAGTCCAAGTACAAGGATGAGCCGTTCGTCAAGATATACACATCGGGCAGTTTCTTGGACGACAACGAGATCCCGCCTTCCGTCAGGGAGACGGTCTTCGACGAGTTCAGGGGATGCGGGCGCCTCCTGTTCGAGAGCCGCCCGGAGTTCATAACCCCCGATGTGGTCGGCAGCCTGCCGAAGAACGCGACGGTCGCACTGGGGCTCGAGAGCTCGAACCCGGAGGTGCTGAGGACATCCGTCCACAAGGGATTCACCCCGGAGGACATCAGGAGGGCAGGGGAACTGCTCAAGGACAACGGCCTCGGGGTCAGGACATACCTGCTCCTCAAGCCGCCCTTCATGACGGAGGAGATGGCGATAAAGGACGCCGTCCAGTCGGCCAGGTTCGCGGATCCGTTCTCGGACGAGATCTCGGTCAACCCGCTGAACGTCCAGAGGGGCACCTACGTGGAGCGCCTGTGGAAGAGGGGCGAGTTCAGGTCCCCGTGGATCTGGTCGCTCATAGAGGTGTTCAGATAGCTGTCCGGTACCGTGAACGCGCGCCTCATGTCATCCCCCTCGGGAGGAGGGGCCATGAGGGGCGTCCACAACTGCGGTCAGTGCGACCAGGCGGCCTTGGAGGCCATAGAGAGATTCAGTTACTCGCAGGACGTCAAGGACCTTGACATAACCTGCGGATGCAGGACCAAATGGGAGGCCTACCTGCGTTCCGAGGCGATCCTCGGTTCGCCCGCGGACCTCGACAGGGACTTCGAAAACGAGTTAGCGCTAAGGATGTGAGAGGGATGGATTACGACATAAAGAAAGGATGGTTCAAGAACATCGAAGGAGACCTGCTGGCACAGTTGATGGGAGAGGTCTTCGGGAACGTCAAGAGGGAGGGCGACAAATGCATCTCATCGTACGGTGTCCTCGACGTCATCGAGGTCACGGTTCTGAGCAAGGACAAGCTCGACATCACCACCAAGAACAGGGAAGGGCCCATGACCGACGAGCAGATCCTCGATAGCAAGAGGAAGCTCAACATCTTCGCCGAGAAGGCCACGGGCTTCGACGCCAAGGCCCGCATGAAGAGGGCGCAGAAGAAGGCCAAGGAAGGCACTCTCTGAGAAACACACGCCCTCGCTTCCTATATTATTAGTACGCGAGGGTATTCTTTAAATATAACTTATCTATACGACATTTTGGATTGGACATAATAGTGTCCGACCAGACGCACCGGGCAATGCGGTTGCATCCCACGTCTGCTTCATACGCTACGGCTTTTGGAAGCGAATATGGCGTCACGGTCGGAACATTAAGACGTTCGTCTGATAAATCGCGAGGTTAGCGAAGAGACCCTCGCAGGTATGTGAAAATATGCCACAAAGAAGACGTCCACAGAAAGGATCTAGGGCATTCGGCCCTAGGAAGAGAGCACAGTCTCAGACACCGAGGCTCGACTCTTGGCCAGAGATCAGCGGCGCCCCTAAAATCCAGGGCTTCGCTGGTTACAAGGCAGGAATGACACACGCTTTCATCGTTGACAAGCGTGCAAAGAGCACCACCTCCGGAATGGAGCTCCAGGTGCCCGTGACCGTCGTCGAGGTCCCCCCGATGAAGATCGCGGCAGTCAGATTCTACGAGAGCAGCATCGTTGGACTGAAGACAGCAGGAGAGGTCTGGGCAAAGGACCTCGACCCGCTCCTCGACAGGCGCCTCAACGTTCCCAAGAACCACGATGAGGCTTCCTTCGCTAGGTATGAGGGACTGGACATCGAGGATGTCCGCGTACTCGCTTACACCCAGCCCAAGGCAGTCTCCGGAGTACCCAAGAAGGTACCCGACCTCATGGAGCTCAGGATCGGCGGCGGAACGATCGACGAGAGGGTAGCATACGCAAAGCAGATACTCGGTACCGAGGTCGCATTCACCGACTTCTCCCCCGAGGGATCACTGGTCGATGTCATCGCAGTGACCAAGGGTAAGGGATTCCAGGGAGTGACCAAGAGGTGGGGAGTCAAGCTCCTGTCCCACAGGAACAGCAAGCACCGCCGCGGAATCGGTAACCTCGGACCCAAGAGACCCGGATACGTCAGATCGACCGTTCCCGGATCCGGACAGATGGGATACCACCAGAGGACCGAGTTCAACAAGAAAGTCATCAAGGTCGGAACAGACGGCGCAGAGGTAACCCCCAGGGGAGGATTCCTCAACTACGGAGAGGTCAGGAACACATACATCCTCGTCCACGGCTCCGTACCCGGACCCACCAAGAGGCTCATCAGATTCAGAGATGCGACCAGGCTTCCCAAGAAGGCCGACATGGAGGCAGTCGACGTGACATACGTCTCTGTCGATTCGAAACAGGGGGCATGAGTAAATGGCAACAACAAATGTTTATGCAGTCAGCGGCGGAGTCGCCGGAACCGTTGAGGTCCCCGAGGCATTCGCAACCCCCTACAGGCCCGACATCATCAAGAAGGCAGTCCTTGCGGCAGCGGCCAACGGCAGGCAGCCCTACGGACCCGGTGCAAGGTCTGGAATGAGGCACGCGGTCAGCTTCCGCGGAAAGGGAACCGGATCCGCACGTAACCAGAGGATCCACGGACTCGGAAAGGCCGGAGAGTCACCCAACAACGTCTCGGGAAGGAGGGCACACCCGCCAGTACCCGAGAGGATCTGGGCACAGAAGGTCAACAAGAAAGAGGCGAAGATCGCACGCGCATCCGCACTCGCAGCAACAGGCTGTGCGGACTGTGTCAAGGCACGCGGACACCAGTTCGATGATTCCGTCACCTTCCCCATCGTCGTCGAGGACGCATTCAGCGACGTGAAGGAGACAGCAGAGGTCATCGAGGTTCTCGAGAAGATCGGAATCGGCTACGACCTTGACCGTGCAAAGGACGGACGCAAGATCCGTGCAGGAAGGGGAACTATGAGGAACAGGAAGTACCGCACCCCCGTATCCGTTCTCATCGTCGTCGCAGACGAGGAGAGGAACGCACCGATCTTCAAGAGCGCATCCAACATCCCCGGAGTTTCCGTTGAGGAGATCAAGACCCTCAACACGAGCATCCTTGCTCCCGGAGGAGACGCAGGAAGGCTCACTGTCTACACCAAGGCAGCTATCGAGGCAATAGGAGGCTGGACACAATGAAGCAGAGTGATGTTCTCATCAGGCCGTTCGTGACTGAGAAGTCCACGAACCACATGACCGGCACTCCCACACAGAACTACAAGGACGGAAATAAGATCGAGTTCATTGTCCACAGGAACGCGGACAAGGACACCATCAAGACCGTCTTCGAGGAGCGCTTCGAGGTCAAAGTAGAGAAAGTCTGGACCAGAATCCAGAAGGACGGAAAGCACGCCATCATCAAGCTCGCGGAAGGATACTCCGCAGAGGATGTAGGTATGAGAGTCGGAGTCTTCTGAGGTGAGTGATTATGGGAAAAAGATTGATACCAATGAGAAGGGGTCGCGGAACCTCTTTGTACCGCTCACCCAGCCACAGGCACGTTGACGACGTCAGGCTCCCCGCGTTCAACGAGGGAACCGCAGTCATCAAGGACCTGATCCAGGCACCCGGAAGGACATGCCCTCTCGCAGTCCTTGACGTGAACGGTAAGATAGACTACCAGCTGGCAGTCGAGGGAACCAAGGTCGGTCAGACGATCGTCATCGGCGGCTCCGAGATCAAGGCTGGAAACATAACGATGCTCTCCAAGATTCCCGAGGGAACCACCGTGCACAACGTCGAGGCAAGGCCCGGCGACGGTGGAAAGTTCGTGAAGACCGCCGGATCCTCCGGAACCGTCGTCTCCAGGGGAGACAAGGTCATGGTCCTCATGCCCTCAGGTGCCATCAAGGAGTTCAGCCCCACATGCCGCGCCGCAATCGGTGTGGTCGCTGGTGGCGGAAGGGGAGACAAGCCCCTCGCGAAAGCAGGTAAGAACGTTCTGACACTCAGGTCCAGATCCAAGGCGCCCTTCAAGACGAAGGGAGTCGCGATGAACGCTGTGGACCACCCCCACGGAGGAGGAAGCCACGCACACGTCGGAGGACCCAACTGTCAGAAGAGAACAGCATCGCCTGGTCAGAAGGTAGGATTCCTGCCTCCTAAGAAGAAAATAAGGAAGTGATTGCAATGGGAAAGAAGATTATTGCAGGATCGGCAAAAGCCTCGAGGAGGAAGTCCAGGAAGAAGGCGTCGGCAATCCAGGCACGCAGGAAGAAGGAGTTCCTGTACCGTGGATTCACGATGGAGGACCTTCTGGCGATGTCGTTCGAGGAGGTTCTCGGACTCATGCCTTCAAGGTCAAGGAGGACATACCTCCGCGGTCTGAACTACGAGCAGCAGCTCCTGTTCGACAAGCTGAAGGACGCCACCGAGCCCGTCAGGACCCACCGCAGGGACCTGCCGATCATACCCCAGTTCGTGGGAAAGACCGTCAGCGTCTACAACGGTCGCGAGTTCAAAGACATAGAGATCAAGCCCGAGATGATCGGCTGCTTCATTGGAGAGTTCGTCCAGACAAGGAAGCTTCCAGTGCACTCCGGACCCGGAGTCGGTGCTACTAGGTCATCCAAGTTCATGCCGTTGAAGTGAGGTGTCAGATATGGTTAATTCAGGTTATACTGCAGTAGCTGACCCCGACACGACAGCAAAGGCACTCGGAAGGGAGATGCCCATCTCCCCCAAGTTCGCCCGCGAGGTCGCCGGCATGGTACGCGGAATGAAGGTCGAGACCGCTCAGAAGGCTCTCGAGGAAGTGATCGAGAAGAAGAGGCCCGTTCCCCTTAAGAGATACAATAAGAGAGTATCTCATAAGGCGGGAGTCGGACCCGGAAGATACCCGGTGAAGGCCGCCAAGGCGATCCTCAGCGTTATCGACAGCGCTGTCTCCAACGCGGAGTACAAGGGACTCGACGTCTCAGGCATGGCCATCGCCACGATATCCGTCTCCAGGGGACGCGTCATCCCCGGGCACATGCCCAGGGCCCACGGACGTGCCACCGAGTGGAACCAGGATACCGTCAACGTGGAAGTCATCATCCAGGAGGTTGAGTGAAATGGCAGCAGAGAGAAAGATCGTTGCCGAGTACGTCCGCAGGGTTCTCCTCAAGGAGTACCTCATGAAAGAGGTCAGCCGTGCCGGATTCGGAGGACTCGACGTCCAGAGGACACCCATGGGAACCCGTGTCATCCTCACGACTGAGAGGCCGGGACTCGTCATCGGAAGGCGCGGTCAGACAATCAAGACTCTGACCCAGGTAATCGAGGAGCAGTTCGGCTTCGAGAACCCCCAGATCGAGGTTCAGGAAGTCGAGAACGCAAGCCTCAACGCACAGATCATGGCCGAGAAGCTGGCCTTCTCCCTTGAGAGGGGATGGCACTTCCGCAGAGCAGGACACTCCACGGTCCGCAGGATCATGGATGCCGGCGCACGCGGATGCTACATCATCGTGGCAGGAAAGCTCTCCGGTCAGAGGCACAGGACTGAGAAGTTCAAAGAGGGCAACATCAAGTTCTGCGGAGAGACCAAGGCCCAGTTCATCGAGCACGGCTACGCCGTCGCGAAGCTGAAGATGGGAGTCATCGGTGTCACCGTCGAGATCATGGTCAAGGACGCGAAGATGCCCGCGGACATCAACGTCCTCAACAAGACAGAGGCTGCGGCAGTCCTGCCCGATCTCTTCAACGCACCCGCCGTCGAGGCACCCGCCGAGGCGGAGGTCGAGGTAACAGAGGAGGCGCAGTGAGATGGCCGCACTGAAAACAGCAGACATCAGGAACATGTCCGTCGAGGAGCGCAATCAGAAACTGAAGGAGCTCCGCGACGAACTGATGCACGAGAGGGGAGTCTCCGCCATGGGCGGAGCACCTTCCAGCCCCGGAGCCATCAAGGCCCTGAGGCTCAACATCGCTCGCATCCTGACCGTCCAGAAGGAGGAGGAAAAGATCTGATGGCTGAGATTTGCCCCGTATGTGGACTGCCCAAGGAACTCTGCATGTGCGAGGAGATCGCACGCGAGCAGCAGACCGTAAGGATCTCAGTCGACAGCCGCAGGTACGGAAAGATGGTCACCGTCATCGACGGGATCGATGAGAACGACATCGACATCGCCGACCTCGCGAAACAGCTGAAGAACAAGTGCGCCGCCGGCGGAACATACAAAGACGGACGCATCGAACTCCAGGGAGACCACAAGAAAAGAGTGAAGTCGGTCCTGGAGGAAATGGGATTCCGCACAGAGGTAAGATGAAAGATAATCTCTTCATTAGAACTGAGTTCATTGGATTGGACGTGGAAGTGCTGTCTACACCATACTCGGGTATTTCCGGTAAGGTGGTCGACGAGACCAAGAACACGTTTACCATCGATTCGGCCGGAACTGAGAGAATGGTACCCAAGCCAGGCAATGAATTCAGGTTCACATATGAAGGCAGAACCATCGACATCATCGGATCAAAGATAGTTTACCGACCAGAGGACAGAATCAAAAAGGTTAGGTGAATAGAATGACAGCAAAAATCAAGGACATCGGATTCGACGTCGTCCCTCCAACTTCGGAGTGCAATGACCCCAACTGCCCCTTCCACGGAGCGTTGGCTGTCAGGGGACAGACGATCGACGGAGTGGTTGCCACGGTCAAGATGAACAAGACCGTCGTCGTAGAGCGCAACTACATGAGATACATGCACAAGTACGAGAGATACGAGAAGAGGTCCAGCAGGTACGTCGCACACGCGGCACCCTGCCTGGGACTCAAGGTCGGCGACAGGGTCACCATCGCGGAATGCAGGCCCCTGTCCAAGACAGTAACTTTCGCAGTCATCGAGAAGAAGGAGTGATCTAAATGAAGGGAATCGCCGGAAACCAGACGAGGGGACTTCAGAACGGATCCCAGCTCGATGTCATCGACAACACTGGAGCAAAGGTAATCGAGATCATCACGGTCCCCGGTTACCACGGAACAGCAAGGAGGGTACCCTCGGCAGGAGTCGGGGACCTCGTAATCGCATCGGTCAAGAAGGGAACGCCCGCGATGAGGAGGCAGATCGTCTTCGCAGTCATCGTGCGCCAGAGGCGCCCCATGAGGAGACCCGATGGAACCATGGTCTTCTTCGAGGACAACGCAGCGGTCATCACCACTGAGACCGGAGAAGTCAAGGGAACAGACATCAAAGGCCCTGTAGCCAGGGAAGCCGCCGAGAGGTGGCCCCGTGTGTCCGCTACCGCGAGCACGATCATCTGAGGTGTGTGAAATGGTAAGCAGCAAAGCAAGGACACAGAGGAAGGCACAGGCCAACGCAACCGCGCACGTGAAGAGGAAGATGCTCTCAGCCCACCTCAGCGATGACCTCCGTGAGAAGTACGGAAAGCGCACCGTCAGGGTATGCAAGGGAGACACCGTGATCGTCGTCCGCGGAAACGAGGACATCAGGAACATCGAGGGTAAGGTCGTAAACGTCTACACCAAGACCGGACGCGTCGCAATCGAGGGCGTCACGATCAAGCAGGCGGACGGAACAGAGGCCGAGCGCCCGATCCACGCATCCAATCTCGTGGTCACCAAGCTGAACACGGAGGACCAGTGGAGAATGGATTCACTGTCGAAGAAGGAGGCTAAAGAATGAGCGACCACATGAAAAGATTGGCAGCGCCCAGGTCATGGCCCCTGAAGAGGAAGGCAAGCATATTCATTGCCAAGCAGTCCCCCGGAGCACACTCCATCGAGGACTCAATGGCAGCTGTCACCGTCCTCAGGGACATGGTCGAAGCATGTGACACCGCCAGAGAGGCTAAGAGGATCATCGGAAACCGCGAGCTCTTCGTCAACGGCAAGGCCGTGAAGAACCCCAAGGCACCGATCGGAT of the methanogenic archaeon mixed culture ISO4-G1 genome contains:
- a CDS encoding PAS domain-containing protein, whose translation is MDLSPIFKSIIDQDTAPVVICDTAHFVIYMNPAAVEHYSDRGGSSIIGRLIFDCHNPRSGEAIRRVFDWFAKDKGNNIIHTMFLERTNEDIYMVALRDEKGELIGYYEKYESRTRDETPLYKFE
- a CDS encoding FAD-dependent pyridine nucleotide-disulfide oxidoreductase, with the translated sequence MEIADMAKKIIVIGSGAAGMTAASTARAKDPECEITVFTQDSDIAYSPCAIPWGIEGKSKWTDVVMHTPEFYEKHRGIKVYTETTVESVDDAAKTVTAGGKAYQYDSLIIATGGRVFVPPIEGTGLKNVFIVRTVKDGKNIQEALKDAKNVVIGGAGVIGLELAVSFKNMGKNVTVIEMMDQVIPRIADKDMADIMQKHLEEMGIEFVMKAPIQSVNGTDKVTSVTAAGKEYPCEVMIFATGVRANLDIPKALGFDIGQLNAVIVAPTLQPYKRGRLVPDIYVAGDLVQCESAIMNGATMSQLGSTAVKQGIVAGNNAVCGDKKLFGPVASPWVSLIGEKQIAGTGLSKGLASWYGVDVVEGKAKGLTRARYYPGGKELIVKVLADKTSHRIIGAQIIAGEEATGRIDWLTSAAINGVTAEDFLVRSENAYCPPTSMVQDVVIAAVEDLCKNLS
- a CDS encoding radical SAM enzyme TIGR01210 family: MKERRSPYELEALWKEGDMVGGEKARAMVVIMRTNGCCWVKHGGCTMCGYREASLMNVTPEDLLKQLEQAKSKYKDEPFVKIYTSGSFLDDNEIPPSVRETVFDEFRGCGRLLFESRPEFITPDVVGSLPKNATVALGLESSNPEVLRTSVHKGFTPEDIRRAGELLKDNGLGVRTYLLLKPPFMTEEMAIKDAVQSARFADPFSDEISVNPLNVQRGTYVERLWKRGEFRSPWIWSLIEVFROLSGTVNARLMSSPSGGGAMRGVHNCGQCDQAALEAIERFSYSQDVKDLDITCGCRTKWEAYLRSEAILGSPADLDRDFENELALRM
- a CDS encoding ribosomal protein L3P Rpl3p, whose translation is MPQRRRPQKGSRAFGPRKRAQSQTPRLDSWPEISGAPKIQGFAGYKAGMTHAFIVDKRAKSTTSGMELQVPVTVVEVPPMKIAAVRFYESSIVGLKTAGEVWAKDLDPLLDRRLNVPKNHDEASFARYEGLDIEDVRVLAYTQPKAVSGVPKKVPDLMELRIGGGTIDERVAYAKQILGTEVAFTDFSPEGSLVDVIAVTKGKGFQGVTKRWGVKLLSHRNSKHRRGIGNLGPKRPGYVRSTVPGSGQMGYHQRTEFNKKVIKVGTDGAEVTPRGGFLNYGEVRNTYILVHGSVPGPTKRLIRFRDATRLPKKADMEAVDVTYVSVDSKQGA
- a CDS encoding ribosomal protein L4P Rpl4p; protein product: MATTNVYAVSGGVAGTVEVPEAFATPYRPDIIKKAVLAAAANGRQPYGPGARSGMRHAVSFRGKGTGSARNQRIHGLGKAGESPNNVSGRRAHPPVPERIWAQKVNKKEAKIARASALAATGCADCVKARGHQFDDSVTFPIVVEDAFSDVKETAEVIEVLEKIGIGYDLDRAKDGRKIRAGRGTMRNRKYRTPVSVLIVVADEERNAPIFKSASNIPGVSVEEIKTLNTSILAPGGDAGRLTVYTKAAIEAIGGWTQ
- a CDS encoding ribosomal protein L23P Rpl23p, which produces MKQSDVLIRPFVTEKSTNHMTGTPTQNYKDGNKIEFIVHRNADKDTIKTVFEERFEVKVEKVWTRIQKDGKHAIIKLAEGYSAEDVGMRVGVF
- a CDS encoding ribosomal protein L2P Rpl2p — encoded protein: MGKRLIPMRRGRGTSLYRSPSHRHVDDVRLPAFNEGTAVIKDLIQAPGRTCPLAVLDVNGKIDYQLAVEGTKVGQTIVIGGSEIKAGNITMLSKIPEGTTVHNVEARPGDGGKFVKTAGSSGTVVSRGDKVMVLMPSGAIKEFSPTCRAAIGVVAGGGRGDKPLAKAGKNVLTLRSRSKAPFKTKGVAMNAVDHPHGGGSHAHVGGPNCQKRTASPGQKVGFLPPKKKIRK
- a CDS encoding ribosomal protein S19P Rps19p, coding for MGKKIIAGSAKASRRKSRKKASAIQARRKKEFLYRGFTMEDLLAMSFEEVLGLMPSRSRRTYLRGLNYEQQLLFDKLKDATEPVRTHRRDLPIIPQFVGKTVSVYNGREFKDIEIKPEMIGCFIGEFVQTRKLPVHSGPGVGATRSSKFMPLK
- a CDS encoding ribosomal protein L22P Rpl22p, translating into MVNSGYTAVADPDTTAKALGREMPISPKFAREVAGMVRGMKVETAQKALEEVIEKKRPVPLKRYNKRVSHKAGVGPGRYPVKAAKAILSVIDSAVSNAEYKGLDVSGMAIATISVSRGRVIPGHMPRAHGRATEWNQDTVNVEVIIQEVE
- a CDS encoding ribosomal protein S3P Rps3p, coding for MAAERKIVAEYVRRVLLKEYLMKEVSRAGFGGLDVQRTPMGTRVILTTERPGLVIGRRGQTIKTLTQVIEEQFGFENPQIEVQEVENASLNAQIMAEKLAFSLERGWHFRRAGHSTVRRIMDAGARGCYIIVAGKLSGQRHRTEKFKEGNIKFCGETKAQFIEHGYAVAKLKMGVIGVTVEIMVKDAKMPADINVLNKTEAAAVLPDLFNAPAVEAPAEAEVEVTEEAQ
- a CDS encoding ribosomal protein L29P Rpl29p; protein product: MAALKTADIRNMSVEERNQKLKELRDELMHERGVSAMGGAPSSPGAIKALRLNIARILTVQKEEEKI
- a CDS encoding translation initiation factor aSUI1; the encoded protein is MAEICPVCGLPKELCMCEEIAREQQTVRISVDSRRYGKMVTVIDGIDENDIDIADLAKQLKNKCAAGGTYKDGRIELQGDHKKRVKSVLEEMGFRTEVR
- a CDS encoding ribonuclease P subunit P29, giving the protein MKDNLFIRTEFIGLDVEVLSTPYSGISGKVVDETKNTFTIDSAGTERMVPKPGNEFRFTYEGRTIDIIGSKIVYRPEDRIKKVR
- a CDS encoding ribosomal protein S17P Rps17p, whose protein sequence is MTAKIKDIGFDVVPPTSECNDPNCPFHGALAVRGQTIDGVVATVKMNKTVVVERNYMRYMHKYERYEKRSSRYVAHAAPCLGLKVGDRVTIAECRPLSKTVTFAVIEKKE
- a CDS encoding ribosomal protein L14P Rpl14p; the protein is MKGIAGNQTRGLQNGSQLDVIDNTGAKVIEIITVPGYHGTARRVPSAGVGDLVIASVKKGTPAMRRQIVFAVIVRQRRPMRRPDGTMVFFEDNAAVITTETGEVKGTDIKGPVAREAAERWPRVSATASTII
- a CDS encoding ribosomal protein L24P Rpl24p; this encodes MVSSKARTQRKAQANATAHVKRKMLSAHLSDDLREKYGKRTVRVCKGDTVIVVRGNEDIRNIEGKVVNVYTKTGRVAIEGVTIKQADGTEAERPIHASNLVVTKLNTEDQWRMDSLSKKEAKE